TGTTCATGTGCCGACTTATCGatcctgtccaggtccctctggatgttCTCTGTCTTGTCCCACACAGCAGGTTTCGAGGGAGGTGAATCTCTTTCTGTCTCCTTAGTTGCGCCTCCCCTAGTCAGCAAGGGGTCACTACCGCAATGGAGTCATCCAAGACTCAGAGGAATAACAGACATCAATTTATTGAGAGCTTTCTTAACAACAACTAATGCTCTACTCAGAGGTAAAATTGGCTAATTTGCTAATTATGATTAATAGGCGTTACAGATAAGAAAATATTAGGCAACGGCTACTACACAGAGTGAAAGagtaaaagaagataaagagaaaagatgaaaaaaaatgaggaaagagagacagacagacagatatgcaaacacaacaaagcaaagcagttcacCACGCCTTGATCCAGCAATGTCTTGGCATCAGGTGCTGACCTCTAGTAGTGGTGGGTCGTCCCGAGGTTGTGTTGGTCAGTTGATGACTAATGATGACAATACAAACTCTTCCTTATAGTCCAAAGTGGCTGAGCCTTGTCTTTTGCAGTGAtggcttctggctttgggatctcagcaggaactcccttgttcctgtcttccaggccttgcaaaCTTAAATCAGCAAGTAAGACGAAGCAGGGAAAAGCCAGCTTCTATCTTGCCTTCACAGAATACAATGGTATCATCCAAATCTCCTGTATCAACTAGTTTCATTTGTTCCCAAGCCAAATCTTCAGACAGTAAACACTCCTGGGCCCTCCCATTCAAAGGCAAACAGttccaaagaaatgctttcaaaagtaAAACCGTCCACAAAGTGATGCTGATTGCCTCATGCTGATTTGAGACATACCTTACCAGTCCCAGtcagcatcccttccttctattgtgtcagctgcaccactccgcttggtgtcatcagcagacTTTCTGAGTGAACTCGATCCCATCTTGACACAATGGCAATGGGACTTGTGCTAAGCAAGTTATTGAATGCTTTCTTCTGATCTTGAATGGTGTTGGGAAATATTAGGTGTGACTTATATCAATTTCCTGAGTGCATGGGATAGTCACCTGCATGTGGGTGGAGAGGCAAGAGTTTCTGGTTTCAGCCCAAACCGACTGTCTTAAGGTGTGGGGGCTGGAGACTGtcatttactcttttttattGATGTGGAAACCTTATGCACATAAGATCTTAAAGTGCTCTTTACATTTAGTATAACTATAATTGCTGCTTTACATGGCTTTTGCCTCTATTTTCCCCAGTTCTGCCCCCCTCTAGTTCAGTAATGGTACGCTCCATATGTTAAACgtcatatgattctatgacacatCTGCATGTATTTATAGGAGGCGCCTGGTGATTCTTCTCAGACTGCTCCGGACATCCCTTCTCAGAACCACTGCTCATCTCAAAGAAGTTTCCTGCCACCATGATGATGGTTGGGGGCTTCTCTGACCCTAAACCTGCTACTCCAGAGATCCAGCAGCTTGCTGACCAGGTGAGTTGCACCCTGCCTATAGATGAATTATGTGTAAAGGGCTGAATCTTGAATCATGTGCGAAGGTAGGAAGACCAAGTGGTGATATTGACTGTTTAAactgaagaagctgaaaatggGGATCCCTGTGGTTGCCAGTGCatattttctcagcattttggATAGGCACTATGCCAGTAAGACACTTTTCTGTCTTCGTCTGTAGGTAGGCATAGTGCTGGCTACCTTTAGTTGCATTTTGCATATAGGTGGAAGACCAGTCTACTATGCCAGCACTGAGGTCAATGTATTTCAAGGGAGAAGATTCCTCACATTATTGACAACCTGCAGATCCTGTTATGCCCTGTGGTGCAGCATCTCTTAAAAGGGCATAAGGTGCATCCCgagaagcaggagggggacAACAGGGCATGACAAAGCTCCTTTCATAACTCCTACCAGGTGATTCCAGCAGTCGCCTTCACCCTCACAGTTCTGAGGGATGAGTTCTTCTCTGTTTGACAGCTGCCCAAAGTGTAACTTATGCCCTCCTTGAGGAAACGCATGTAAGAAGTAGAGGGGCTGAAGATGCTGGCTGACAGTGCTGCACGCTGCTGCGTGTGCAGGGCTCCAGCTCCCTTTCCCGGTCCTCCCCCAGCCACCCTTTTGCTGgctcttttcctttgcaaaaccTCACACACCTGCAGAGCCCCTCATATGGTTTTATAGGGAAAATGTCATTGTGAAGGCATGAGTTGTGTTGGGGCAGCTcccctgtgctcccagctggCTAAATGTCACCCTTTAATGATGTCATTCTGTATGATTTTGTGCTCTGCTAAGAGCAGGAGCAATTAGCATGATTTGAGTGCAGTTATGAAAAGTGTCTGCAAACTGTGATATGTTCAGGATCTGTCAGCTCTTGGGATTATGTGGTTGTGTACTTGCACCTTTGCCTTCTCTGTTGCCTAATCCTTAGCGAGCTAAGGGATGCTGTTTGTTCAGTCTCCTTGTTTTATAGCTGTTGCCTAAAACTGAGGAATGTTTGGGGTTTAAGCAGCCGTTAGATAAGGACTTAGAAACATAATTGTTTTCCAGTTGAGGATTAAGAAGctgtctgcctgcctgcctggtTTTACGGAAGGCTCTAACCATAAGTGACAAATGGGGAAACAGTGGTCAGAGTTTGTGAGACATCATAAGTCTGGAGAGGGGCaatgctgatgtttttttctcctgcgGTAGGAACAAAGGGTACCAAAAACATCACAGTTAACTTCTGCCCCTAGCAGCCCCCAGACCCACCTGGCTGGAATGGGACTGGAAATTCACCTGGTTTGCTGGAGTCAGCAGCTCCCGAGCTGGAAGTATAGCTGTCCGCTGCCTGGGACAGAAGCCACGTGGAGAAGCCTCACTAAGTGTGCAAGAGGAGCAAAAGGCTCTGGGCAGTTACTTGAGTAAATAATTGGAGTAAGAGATTATGAGAAACCTGCATATGATTAATGGAAGTTATTGGATTATTTCCGTCTGAAAATAGTTGATCTGGATCTTTCTGAGGTGCTTTTTGGGATCTGCTTGGTAGGAAGGAATGCCCTTGTAACATCCACATCAGCTGCGCTGGACCCTCATTTCTGCCTTCTAGATGGCAGAAATAAGTTTTCTGGTTATGTGTGAGTTTCAGGAAAAActgttacactttttttttttttttttaatatgtatatgAAAATGTTGTAAATGTCTAAACTGTGCATATTTTAAGATGCATGGGGCTTAAACTGGGCACTGTGTTTAAACACATCTACCTGAACAGTCAGTGCAAACACTGTCAGCATAGAGCATTGCTTCTTTACAAGTCTGATGAcggagcagctgagggaactgggattgttcagtctggagaagaggaggctcaggggagtcTTTATTGCTCTGTACAACTacatgaaaggaggttgtggcgaggtgggagtcagcctcttctcctgtgtaactagtgataggactagagggaatggcctcaagttgtgccaggggagattcaggttggacactgggaaaaacttcttctccaaaagagtggtcaggcgctagaaagggctgcccagggggtggtggagtcactgtccctggaggtgttcaagaaacatttagatgagGGACGcggtttagtgggaaatattggtgataggtggatggttggaccagaAGATtgtggaggtcttttccagccttggttGGAATAGAATCTATGATTCTTCCAAAGCTACAttatctgcagctgctgtgtagCAAATGGCTGATGATGTTTACTCAGGTCTGACGCTGACTTTTGGCAGGAGACAGTTTAGCTGGACAgcttgtaggaaaaaaaaaatcaattagaaAGACTAATTATAATGAGATTTTAAAGAATGCTGGAGGCAATACTTAAAGTAGGAAAGAGAGCTGAAGATCTGGATGTAAATTGAGTTATTTTGGTGGTTCTGAGTTTATTTCATTATGGGTGTGTGCTTAGAAGGCTGAAAATTGGAGTGGTTGTCAGGAAGGAAAAGCTTAAATATGAACCTACCaaccattttttccctttctttttacAGGTGAAGACACAATTAGAAAGCAAGGAGAACAAGACCTATGGCATGTTTGAAGCCATACAGTACCGGTCTCAAGTGGTTGCTGGAACCAACTACTTAATTAAGGTTTGTACATATTATAAGAGGGACTGCTTTGTAGTTAAACAATGTAGGTGACTTGCTTCCATTTCTTGCCACTATGCAAATGTAGAAAACCCTCTTATGTGACTAATGGAGCTAGGAGTATCTCCAGCACTTTGTAAAGATCCTCTGTCACCACCTTAGagcagaaatataaaaacataaaaagcatgCACGGCTTCTTCAGATGTGAATGATAACTTTTTGCAGGACCATCTCGCTCAGGGACTATGGATTGCCTTATCAGCTCAAATTATCTCTACcagccagagctctgctctgtttcctttcaaGGCAAAGCAGTGGCTTTCCTATTGCCTTTCTGTTGCCTGGTAGTGATTATTCCAATTAATTCCAGGTCAGCCCAAGGATCTGATggagaagtatttttttaatgcaatgaAAGCATACCAGATTCTGCTGACTAGGGCTGCATGCAGGCATGCGTTCATGCTTTGGTTCTGTGCCATCTGCTGCAGAGGTACAGCCTGCATGCCAGTacttgctttattaaaaaaaaaataaataaccaaatcaacaaaaaagccaacagtTTCATTTGTGAAAGAAGAATGCTTCACCTGGTAGTCCTCTGATACTGTGATTCATCCTCTTCTTGAAAACCTCTCCCATGGATTTGAGCAGCTTTTTGAGAAGTAGCACGGAAGAAATTGAAGAGCATAGTTTGCAACCAGAATGGAAGGCAGGAAAACATAGCTAAGGGGCAGGCTGGCCTGTTTGTAGAGCAAACACTGCATTTATGTGTGGCTATCAGCCTGTGTAGGATGTGCTCTCTTGACATGAAGAGAATTGGCAGTTGGGGTCTGGGGGACAGTGCAGAGACACAAGCATTTGCTTTCATATTTAGTTGATCCGTGGAAGGACAGACACTGCCAAACTTTCCTGAGTCTGTCcttaaaatgtcttttcacaGTCAATTCTACATTCTGTGGGTGCTGTGGAATTGTCAGACTACATATTACATGGTCAGTCTAAGCCTTACTTAAATGAATGATGTTTATCCTTGTCCTGCTCCCGTGAGATGAGCCTTCATTTTTTGGGCAAAGTGCTGATGAAGAGTAACAATTCAAAGGAAAGCTGTGGTAAAGCCAGAAGTCATGCATGGTTGCATTTCTTCCCTCAGTGCTGTCTAATTGCTGACCTAGGCAATCATATGTGAAGTACTTGCCTGCGGTCCATGCTAAGCCTCGTGACCGAGCTGCTCTTAGCATTGACTGGCATGAGCTCTGTCACCAGAGTCATTCTTTGGAATACTTCGGAATTTTCCACATCACTAATATTTTACCAGCAGACTTGCAGCTGAGATGTAATCCAGACCAAGACATAGTGCCATGCTGTGGTCACCAGAAAGCATGCAAAGACCTCTTAGAGCCGAAGGCATTCAACTTTTCTTTCATACTGTGGACCCCTGTAAGAGTTAAGCACCTGTTGTACTTGGCTCTGCACATAGGAAATAATGCACAACTTTGTAGTAATCTTTGTGAGGACTTTCTGGAGGGGAAGGCAagtttatttaagaaaaatatttcatacacTCACGCTCATTCCTGCAAGCACAAATACACATCATGTTGCCTGTCTGGGTCCCGGTGTGTTTGCATTGATTCTGAAGACAAGAGATCCTGGCTTTCAATTGTCATTGCTTCTCTGAGCTTGTTCTTAGAACCACATGCTGGTTTTGGATTGTTCTTTCTGTACCTTGTAGGAGCTGATGTGGTCTCTGGGTCTTGTCCCCACTCTGAGTCATTAGGATTTGCTTGTTGGCTTTTGTCTGCTGATCCAAGCGCTCTGAGATCTTTCAAGCTGATGGACTGAGTGGAATCTTGATAAGCTGAATAAATAGGATGCCATCAAAACGTTTCTCCTGTTATTCCTTTGGGCGCTTCCACACCTGGGCAGTCCTCATTTTCCATTAACATGAGTCTGAAGGGTTTTATAATGGTTTATTACAGTCCCCATTACATAGAAACAGTTACTGTCATGGTTTACAGCCCAGACTTGGTTAAGAGTTGTTGAAGTGGAATTGGAGATATGCCTAAAATTAAGCTCCTGACAGAACGTGTTCTTCTGAATATAGGCAGGCATCTTTTAGTTGTACACATGACTCTCACTCTCCTGCTGTTGTTTCCAGGTCCAAACTTCTGGAGATGAATATGTGCACATAAAAGTATTTCAAGCCCTTCCTCATGAGAACCAAGGTCCCAGACTTACCGGTTGTCAGACTGGGAAAACCAGAGATGATCCTCTGACAGAAttctgagggtggtgaggaatGGTTCCTCGCTTCTGCACGTCACATGTGGATTCTGCCTCTATTGGTAAACACATGAGaataaaattttgaaagctgttcATCTACTGCGTGTCATGTCCAGATCTGCTGCCTGGCTAAAGCTTGAGCGGGCTCTGAAGTACTAAtcacagctgcttctgcctccTGCAGTACTGTAGCTCTAAGTCAGAGCACACTACACCCCTTTCAGATCTTCTTTCCAAGTACTGTCAAGGCAAGGTCCGAAGACAAAGCTCGGGCTGTTGTGAGAGCACTTTTGAGTGTAACAGGCCACATACTTCTTGGGTTTGCTTTAAGTGCATTAATTACAAGCTATTGGCTGCTCTTCAGAAGCTGTGCGAGATAAATGTACTTCTAGGGGAGGAGCTGAGAGGTCAAAATGTGCACCCCTCTCTAAAAGCGGCTTGGCTGTTTGGGGTGGGGTTGAGGAAGGGGTGGAACTACTCAAAGTAGcgggaggagctgcagcagaaacagctgAATCCCAGTGTTCAGGCCCTGGAGCAGGGAGTGACCGTGATGATTGGGAATATATGGAGCTCATCCTTTTTTGTAGCATCAGCCACCTGCAGTGACAACAGTCTTCAGTTAAGACTTCTGTGGGGACAAAGATAGAGGGCAACCCCAAACCACCCCAACCCTGTtttcctgctggcagctgctcagACAGGGTCTCTGGAGTTACCTGCCATGCAACTCTGAGCTGGTGCTCAGGTGTGAGACATCAAATCAAATGCTTTAAGGCCTTAAAATGTGAAGACAATCCATGGATTCCCGTAACTTTAGGATTACTGCCTAATATTTTCCAGGAGAGCTGAACCTTGCTGTcaaatgtctttaaaatgcTCTGTCTGTCTTCATCAGC
The Numida meleagris isolate 19003 breed g44 Domestic line chromosome 1, NumMel1.0, whole genome shotgun sequence genome window above contains:
- the CSTA gene encoding cystatin-A codes for the protein MMMVGGFSDPKPATPEIQQLADQVKTQLESKENKTYGMFEAIQYRSQVVAGTNYLIKVQTSGDEYVHIKVFQALPHENQGPRLTGCQTGKTRDDPLTEF